One genomic region from Pongo abelii isolate AG06213 chromosome 4, NHGRI_mPonAbe1-v2.0_pri, whole genome shotgun sequence encodes:
- the NME5 gene encoding nucleoside diphosphate kinase homolog 5 isoform X5 — MEISMPPPQIYVEKTLAIIKPDIVDKEEEIQDIILRSGFTIVQRRKLHLSPEQCSNFYVEQYGKMFFPNLTAYMSSGPLVAMILARHKAISYWLELLGPNNSLVAKETHPDSLRAIYGTDDLRNALHGSNDFAAAEREIRFMFPEVIVEPIPIGQAAKDYLNLHIMPTLLEGLTELCKQKPADPLIWLADWLLKNNPNKPKLCHHPVVEEPY, encoded by the exons ATGGAGATATCAATGCCTCCACCTCAGATATATGTAGAAAAAACTCTGGCCATTATCAAACCAGATATTGTTGACAAAGAGGAGGAGATACAAGATATTATTCTTAGATCCGGATTCACCATTGTTCAG agaagaaaactACACCTCAGCCCTGAGCAATGTAGTAACTTTTATGTGGAACAGTATGGAAAAATGTTTTTCCCCAATTTAACAGCTTACATGAGTTCTGGACCACTTGTCGCCATGATATTAGCTAGACATAAAGCCATCTCTTATTGGTTAGAACTTTTGGGACCAAATAATAGCTTAGTAGCGAAGGAGACACATCCAGACAG TTTGAGGGCAATTTATGGCACAGATGACCTAAGGAATGCACTTCATGGGAGTAATGACTTTGCTGCTGCGGAAAGAGAAATACGTTTTATGTTTCCTGAAG TGATTGTTGAGCCCATTCCAATTGGACAAGCTGCTAAGGActatttaaatttacatataatgCCAACTCTGCTTGAAGGACTCACAGAGCTTTGTAAGCAAAAACCAGCAGATCCTTtg attTGGCTAGCTGATTGGCTGCTGAAAAATAATCCTAACAAACCCAAACTTTGTCACCATCCAGTTGTAGAAgaaccttattaa
- the NME5 gene encoding nucleoside diphosphate kinase homolog 5 isoform X6: protein MRTAAEIYVEKTLAIIKPDIVDKEEEIQDIILRSGFTIVQRRKLHLSPEQCSNFYVEQYGKMFFPNLTAYMSSGPLVAMILARHKAISYWLELLGPNNSLVAKETHPDSLRAIYGTDDLRNALHGSNDFAAAEREIRFMFPEVIVEPIPIGQAAKDYLNLHIMPTLLEGLTELCKQKPADPLIWLADWLLKNNPNKPKLCHHPVVEEPY, encoded by the exons ATGAGGACGGCCGCTGAG ATATATGTAGAAAAAACTCTGGCCATTATCAAACCAGATATTGTTGACAAAGAGGAGGAGATACAAGATATTATTCTTAGATCCGGATTCACCATTGTTCAG agaagaaaactACACCTCAGCCCTGAGCAATGTAGTAACTTTTATGTGGAACAGTATGGAAAAATGTTTTTCCCCAATTTAACAGCTTACATGAGTTCTGGACCACTTGTCGCCATGATATTAGCTAGACATAAAGCCATCTCTTATTGGTTAGAACTTTTGGGACCAAATAATAGCTTAGTAGCGAAGGAGACACATCCAGACAG TTTGAGGGCAATTTATGGCACAGATGACCTAAGGAATGCACTTCATGGGAGTAATGACTTTGCTGCTGCGGAAAGAGAAATACGTTTTATGTTTCCTGAAG TGATTGTTGAGCCCATTCCAATTGGACAAGCTGCTAAGGActatttaaatttacatataatgCCAACTCTGCTTGAAGGACTCACAGAGCTTTGTAAGCAAAAACCAGCAGATCCTTtg attTGGCTAGCTGATTGGCTGCTGAAAAATAATCCTAACAAACCCAAACTTTGTCACCATCCAGTTGTAGAAgaaccttattaa
- the NME5 gene encoding nucleoside diphosphate kinase homolog 5 isoform X7 — translation MEISMPPPQIYVEKTLAIIKPDIVDKEEEIQDIILRSGFTIVQRRKLHLSPEQCSNFYVEQYGKMFFPNLTAYMSSGPLVAMILARHKAISYWLELLGPNNSLVAKETHPDSLRAIYGTDDLRNALHGSNDFAAAEREIRFMFPEVIVEPIPIGQAAKDYLNLHIMPTLLEGLTELCKQKPADPLEWKSRAED, via the exons ATGGAGATATCAATGCCTCCACCTCAGATATATGTAGAAAAAACTCTGGCCATTATCAAACCAGATATTGTTGACAAAGAGGAGGAGATACAAGATATTATTCTTAGATCCGGATTCACCATTGTTCAG agaagaaaactACACCTCAGCCCTGAGCAATGTAGTAACTTTTATGTGGAACAGTATGGAAAAATGTTTTTCCCCAATTTAACAGCTTACATGAGTTCTGGACCACTTGTCGCCATGATATTAGCTAGACATAAAGCCATCTCTTATTGGTTAGAACTTTTGGGACCAAATAATAGCTTAGTAGCGAAGGAGACACATCCAGACAG TTTGAGGGCAATTTATGGCACAGATGACCTAAGGAATGCACTTCATGGGAGTAATGACTTTGCTGCTGCGGAAAGAGAAATACGTTTTATGTTTCCTGAAG TGATTGTTGAGCCCATTCCAATTGGACAAGCTGCTAAGGActatttaaatttacatataatgCCAACTCTGCTTGAAGGACTCACAGAGCTTTGTAAGCAAAAACCAGCAGATCCTTtg
- the NME5 gene encoding nucleoside diphosphate kinase homolog 5 isoform X8 has translation MRTAAERRKLHLSPEQCSNFYVEQYGKMFFPNLTAYMSSGPLVAMILARHKAISYWLELLGPNNSLVAKETHPDSLRAIYGTDDLRNALHGSNDFAAAEREIRFMFPEVIVEPIPIGQAAKDYLNLHIMPTLLEGLTELCKQKPADPLIWLADWLLKNNPNKPKLCHHPVVEEPY, from the exons ATGAGGACGGCCGCTGAG agaagaaaactACACCTCAGCCCTGAGCAATGTAGTAACTTTTATGTGGAACAGTATGGAAAAATGTTTTTCCCCAATTTAACAGCTTACATGAGTTCTGGACCACTTGTCGCCATGATATTAGCTAGACATAAAGCCATCTCTTATTGGTTAGAACTTTTGGGACCAAATAATAGCTTAGTAGCGAAGGAGACACATCCAGACAG TTTGAGGGCAATTTATGGCACAGATGACCTAAGGAATGCACTTCATGGGAGTAATGACTTTGCTGCTGCGGAAAGAGAAATACGTTTTATGTTTCCTGAAG TGATTGTTGAGCCCATTCCAATTGGACAAGCTGCTAAGGActatttaaatttacatataatgCCAACTCTGCTTGAAGGACTCACAGAGCTTTGTAAGCAAAAACCAGCAGATCCTTtg attTGGCTAGCTGATTGGCTGCTGAAAAATAATCCTAACAAACCCAAACTTTGTCACCATCCAGTTGTAGAAgaaccttattaa